AATGGAGTTCTTATATATTGCAGCAATAGAACCAAGAAAAATCCCAACAATAACACCAAAAATTAGAGCTATTGTTCCAATTTTTACAGTATGAGGTAATTTCATAGTTATTAATTTTAGAACTGGCTGGTCTTGCAATTTAAATGAATTTCCTAAATCACGTTCAAATACTACTTGTTTTAAATATCTAAAATATTGTACATACGCTGGATCATCAAGCCCATATTTTTCCTTCATAAGTTGTTGTTGAACTTCCGTTATCTTAGGATTATCAAATGGGGTACCAGGCATAAGTCTTAATAAAAAGAAATTTATCGTTAATACAATAAATAAAGTTAAGACTATTAAAGCGATTCTTTCAATGACATAGCGAATCATAATTAACCTCCAATCAATTAATACTTTAACGAACTAAAATAATATATAACACAAATTTTGGCAGGATCACCTGCCAAAATTTTATAATATATTTAGTTAATTATAGTGTCTTATTCTGCTATTTTAACCCATTTATAAATATAGTCTGCACCAAATTTTTGTAATACTAAATCTTTAATTTTAGGATTTCTAAGACCTAAACCACTACGTTGATAGATTGGAATAATTACTTGTTCATCTTCAAGTAATATTTTTTCTAATTCTACCAATTTTTCAAAACGATCTTTTGTTTTAGAAGGAGCAGTTAACTCACCAGATCTACATGCATCAATACCTTCATCATAAGTTGGATTAGAATATTTACCTCTGTTATATTCTCCTCCAGTAATCCACATGTCCATGAAAGTCATTGGGTCTGGATAGTCAGGACCCCATCCTCCCCAGTTCATAGAGAAGTCACCTTCTGTAGTTCTTCTAAGCTTCTCTGAGAATGGAAGTACTAGTAATTCTACTGTTGTATTTGGTAAATTCTTTTCTATTTCATCTTTGATATGTGTTCCTACTTGTTTACTTTCATCACCATCAAAGATAATACATTCAATATTTACTTTGTCAACTTTAAGTTCATCTAAAACTTGTGTCCATATTTCTTTTGCTTTTTCTGGATTATATTTATTATATCCTTCTCCGCCACCATATAAATCTTCTGCTACTTGACGGAAATCTTTACCATCATGTTCTTTACTAGATACAAAATCTTTTGGAACAAAGAAATCTGCTGGTAATGAACCATTTTTGAATATAACGTCTGTAATATATGTTTTATCAAAAGCCATATTTAATGCTTTTCTTGCTCTAACATCTCTTAATACTTTTTTAGTTGGAGTTAATGCACCATTGTTAACATTAACTTCTGCATAGAATATAACTGTTTCTGGAAGTTCAACTGCATCTGGTCTATTACCATATCTTTCAACATTCTCACCAGATAATGTTGTAGTATCTAGTTCACCATCTAAATACATTTGAACTCGTGTATCGTTATTAATTCCTTCAATTACACGGAAATCCAATGCATCTAATTCAACATTAGCAACATCCCAATATATAGGATTTTTTTCTAAGTAATGTCTTTCAGATGTTTTCCACTCTTTGAAAATGAATGCTCCATTATATAAAAGAGCGTCTACTGATTTACCATATTTTTCTTTTCCAGTTTCATTATAATATTTTTCGCTTGCTGGGAAGAATGAAGCGAAACACATTAAGTCAATGAAATATGGAACTGGATTAGATAATTCAACTTTTAGAGTATAATCATCTTCAGCTGTTACAGCTAAGTTTTTAGCTAATTCAGCAAGCTCAGCTTTTGCTTCATCTAAAGAACCATAGTTTTCTTCAAAGAATTTCTTTTCTTCTGCTAATTTTGCTTCTAATTCTTTCTTAGCTTCATCAAATTGCTCTTGAGCAGTTGCGTTTTCAGTATCTTTATAAGCATCAACTTTAAGAGCTTTTAAATTCTTTTCTTCTCTTTCAAAGTTAACTATTTTATTTTGTAGCAAGAAAGCTTCTTTACCGTTCTTGATTGAAGCTGTCGCAAGCATATTAGCATATTGACATGCTTCTGCTGGATCTAATAACTTTTTCCAAGCGAATACAAAATCGTTTGCAGTTACTTCTCCATAAGGTTCTCCATTTATATCAGCCCATTGAACACCTTTACGTAAATGGAAAGTATATGTAAGTCCATCTTCTGAAACATCATATGATTCAGCCATTTCTGGTTTAGCTGTACCATCAGTACCTAATACATATAGACCACTAATTACATTTCCTAATACTTGAAAAGATACAGTATCAGTTGCTTGCCATGTAATTAATGATGGAATGTTAGAAGTTGAAATCAAATTAAGTACTTTTTTATCTTCTGAAGTATCTTTGTCTCCATCTTGATCTTTATCTTGATCTCCATTGTCAGTTACTGTCTTATCGTCGTCACTTGGCGTCGTTTTATCCTTATCTTTGTTGCCACATGCTGCTAGTGAAAATGTCATTGTCAACACTAGTAGTAAAGCTAATAATTTCTTCATAAAAATCCTCCTTTAAAATTGTTGTTATCCCACCCTAGATATTATTTTTTTATGTATCCTTTTAGTCGGGTTTTGATAATTTTGCGTTACTCTGTGACCAGTAAAACAAGATTATACTTAAATAATTATATATCATATTTTATCCTTTGTAAAGGTTTTGATAATAGGTTAATATGCTAATACTTTGCCATATCATAGCGTTTTTGCATTAAATTACATGCGATATTTTGTAGGTTTATAGCTATTTTTGTTCTTTCTAAAATAATAATAAATTATAATATCGAATCGTGTATGCTGAATAATGATGAAATTAAAATCTATGTATGTTGAAAATAAATATATTATGATATAATATTTATATTCTTATTGAGTAACATAAATAACATATAAATAGAAATTATAAGTTTAATCAACGGAGGACTATTATGAAAAAAAATGTTAAAAAAATTATTATTTATATATTGATTGCTATTATTGCCAGCTTATTACTTGCCGTTTTTGATAAAAGATTAACAACCCATTCAATAACTCTATTTCATATTTTTTTAGAGAAACTATTTTTGGTTAATCTACTTATCTTTATTATTACCGGAATCGTATTCATTGATGATCAAGGCACTTTCAATGTTTTTAAATACTCTACTAAACATTATAGAGCATCCGTTTCAAAAAAATACAAATATCGTCTACAGCAAGAATACGCATTAAAATCTAAACAGGAAATAAAAGAGTTTTTAAAAGAAAAATATCTCTACGCACCAAAGAAGCATAGTTCAACCACTACATTTTTCTATTGCAGTATTATAATGTTGATAATCTATATACTATTTATAGGCTTATAGCATGTAATAAATTATAAATGCACAAAAACTATTATATATCTTAATAATTGATAGAATACCATTTTAAATAGAAAGGATCAGATTAGCTTCATGGAAATAGAAAAAAAGTATCTCATTAACCTACCCTTAGACAAAATAACAAAATACCCACATATTAATATAGAACAAGGTTACATCTGTACCAATCCTGTCATCAGAATTAGAAAAACTGATGAATCTTACTATGTAACCTATAAATCCTCTGGTTTAATGATAAGACAAGAATTTGAAGATAAAATCTCAATGGAGCAATATAATACTTTAAAATCCAAAGTAGATCATAATATAATAAGTAAAAAAAGATATTATATTCCTCTTGATAAATCATTGACTGTAGAACTTGACATTTTTAATGATAAATTAGAAGGATTAATCATGGCAGAAGTGGAATTTGATAGCGAAGAGTCAGCAAACAGTTTTATCCCGCCTAGTTGGTTTGTGAAAGAAGTAACATTTGATACTAGATTTCATAATAGTAACTTATGCAAAGAAGAAAACATTCGTTTTTTGGATACTCAATTATAATCATATTTAATTAATGAAGAAAAATTTTATACTCATGTTCATTGCATATATATTTATATTAATATGATATATATGCATACAAGCAAAAAGCACTTGGATACCAAGTGCTTTTATCAATGCGGATGAAGGGAGTCGAACCCCCACGCCGTTAGGCGCTAGATCCTAAGTCTAGTGCGTCTGCCAATTCCGCCACATCCGCGCATTGTGTAAATTACCTATACAATAATATAACAATTATTTAATTATGTCAAGTAATTTTTTTATTTTTTTCTTACTTTTTTTGTAAGCCATGAGCCACCTGGGATTCGAACCCAGGACACCTGGATTAAGAGTCCAGTGCTCTAGCCAACTGAGCTAGTAGCCCAAAACTGGGTAGGCAGGATTCGAACCTACGCATACTAGAGTCAAAGTCTAGTGCCTTACCGCTTGGCGACTACCCATTAATATTATAGGGTGAGTAATGGGATTCGAACCCACGGCCTCAAGAGCCACAATCTTGCGCTCTAACCAACTGAGCTATACCCACCATATATTTAGCAACTTATATTTAATTGCCTAGCGTGCCTGCAGGGATTCGAACCCCGGACACGTGGCTTAGAAGGCCACTGCTCTATCCTACTGAGCTACAGGCACATCACAAGTTCAATGCCTTGTCTGTAATCATTTCTAATTACAAAGCGGGTGATGGGAATCGAACCCACGTATCCAGCTTGGAAGGCTGGTGTTCTACCATTGAACTACACCCGCATAAGGTATCGGGGTGACAGGATTCGAACCTGCGGCCTCTTGAACCCAAATCAAGCGCTCTAGCCAAGCTGAGCCACACCCCGTTGCTTATGATATTTGCTGTCCTTTTTCGAACGCAAGAGTTATTATACACACGCTTCAAACAAATGTCAATAGTTTTTTTGTTTTTTTTCCATTTTTTTTATTGTAATATGGAATTTACCGTTATTTTCTATCTCTAATATACCGAAACTACAACCTTTACCATCTCTTGGCAATGAAATACTGCCAGGATTAATAATTGTAATATCATCTATATTCTCTACTAATGATACATGTGTATGTCCAAATAGCACAAGATCTACCTTTTTCTGTTTAGCAGCCTTTAATATAGTATCATACTCCCATTTAACATCATAGTAATGTCCATGAGTAATAAATATTTTCAAGCCATAAAAATCAAGTATTTTTTCTCTAGGTGCATAAGAATTAAAATCACAATTACCAGGCACAAAATCTATAGGTACATTAGAAATTATCTCTAGTTCTTCAACATCTCTCTCATAATCACCCAAATGAATTATTCTATCTATATCTTTTGTATCTTTAATTACTTTTATTACATTTCTCAAATTTCCATGTGTATCACTAATTACAAGTATCTTCATATATTCTCTCCGTTTTATGACTCTAACTATTTCTTCATATTAAATACAACTACTTACAGCCGTTTCTATGGCTTTCCATCTTAGCCTTCATACTTCTTAAAGCCTTACCCCTATGACTTATCTTGTTTTTTGATTCATTATCCATTTCAGCTGTTGTACATGAATATTCTGGTACATAAAAAATAGGATCATAACCAAATCCATTACTCCCTCTCTCTTCATGGATAATAATCCCTTCTACAGTACCTCTAGTAGTTAAAACTTCACCATCAGGAAATACCGCGGCAATAGCACACACAAACCTTGCAGTCCTATCTTTCTCCTCTACACCTTCCAACTTATCAATAATCATCTTATTCTTAATCCTATAAGAAGTATCCTCTCCACCAAATCTAGCAGAATAAATACCAGGAGCCTTATCAAGATAATCTACCTCAAGTCCCGAATCATCAGCCATAACAATACAATCAGCAATCTTCATAACTTCTTTAGCCTTGATAATTGCATTCTCCAAGAAAGTAGAACCATCCTCAACTATATCTATATCTATTCCTGCATCCTCCATAGATATAACCTCATAATTAGTATCCTCCATAATCATATTTATCTCTTTTATCTTTCCCCTATTCTTAGTAGCAAAAATAATCTTTTCCTTCATCAACACGTCTCCTCTTATCTTCAGTAATAATCTATTAAATCACCAGTAAAATCTAATTAATAATATTATAGAATATATCTATTCTACCACCGTAGCCACTAGAGCTGTGTAATAGTTGATTTTTACGCAGACCGTCTGCTCCTCAAGGTAAGGCAAGTAAAAATCAACTATTACACACTCCTCTACCCACACGTTAGCCAACTAATAATTAATCCTCCAATACCTCTTTTTGCAACTTAATAAGCTCCTCTACTCCTTTTTCACCCAAATCCAATAACTTATTCAACTGTTCCCTAGTAAAAGGAGATTCTTCACCTGTACCCTGCACTTCAATAAATTCTCCTTTATCAGTTATAACAACATTCATATCAACTTTCGCATGACTGTCCTCTGCATAACATAAATCCAATAATTCCTCATCATCAACTATTCCAACGCTGATAGCAGCCACATAAGAAGAAATAGGCATCTTATCTATCAGTCCATCATTCAAAAGCTTTTTACAGGCTAACACTAGCGCTACAAAAGCACCTGTTATAGAAGCAGTCCTTGTCCCACCATCAGCTTGAATAACATCACAATCCAAAGTTATTGTTCTTTCTCCAAGAGCCTTATAATCTACTACAGACCTAAGCGCTCTACCAATCAATCTCTGAATCTCTACTGAACGGTTATTCTTTTTTAATCTGCTGATATCTCTGGTATTTCTATCAAGAGTAGCTCTAGGCAACATAGAATACTCAGCAGTCACCCAACCTTCTCCCGAATCCTTTTTAAAAGGAGGAACTCTATCTTCTACCGAAGCATTACATATTACTTTTGTTTCTCCCATTTCTATTAATACTGAACCCTCAGGATATTTAATAAAATCCTTTGTAATCTTAACTTCTCTAAGCTCATCCTTTTGTCTTCCATCAATTCTGCTCAATTGTATTCATCCTTTCTTCCCATTCATCTCTTGTATATTCTTTTATACTTGTTCCTTCATTAAGAACTTCTCGGTCACCCTCTATAAAAAGTGAAAATTCTTCTATATCATTAATAGAAAAGACTGTTGCTAGAATCTGATCCACCATAGAGATTTCCCTAGCAGTACCACCATAATTAAGTATATCTTCTGATACCTCAATTTCTAGCGAACCATTAATAAACAAAATATTAGTGATTTTCACTTCCTCTGGTATAAATGAATAATGACCTTCATTATTGTCAAACAAGTATTGTAATGTATATCTTATGTTTTCTTCTACATTTTTATTATTTTTTAAATCAATTTCCTCACTAGTCAATATTCCTTCATCTTGTTTTTCAAATTCATAATAAAATATATTACTCTTCATAGAAACCGTATTAATAACCAAACCCATAGTTATCAATGATACTACAAAAGCATTTATAACACTATACATAATCTTCCCCCTCTTATTTGTAAATATTTGGTAATTATATTTTATACCTAATTAGTGAAAGCTACAACAGTGTTTTTTTGTAATATTGTGGATCTTATTGTAAGTAGAATATATTTGTAGGGAACAATCATGTAATTGTTCCCTAGATAAATGTCTATCTTCCAGTTGGATATTTTTTGAAAGCTTCTAGTATTGCTTTGTATATTGCATTAGCTGTATTCTTCTTAAAAGTTTCACTTTTCAATTTTGCAACATCAGTAGGATTGGATAAGAAGGCTACTTCTATTAAAACAGCAGGCATATCAGTATTTCTAAGTACAAATAGATTACCTGATTTGATACCTCTATCTTTCGTTCCTACCGCACTTACAATTGCTTTTTGGAATATTTCTGCAAGTTTTATTGATGTCATACCCGGCTTACTTGATGGTGCTAAATAATATACTTCTGTTCCATGAGCACTTGAAGTATACCAGTTGTTATGTACACTAATGAAAAAGTCTGCGTCTACATCATTAGCTAAATCAGTCCTATCACCTAATGTAGGGTATGAATCATCAAGTCTTGTATAATATACTTTGATATCTTTTTCTTTGTCTAGATATTCTTTTAAGTATAAGACAATATCAAAGTTTAGCTCTTTTTCCACTAATCCATTATCTGATGCACCAGGGTCTTTTCCTCCATGTCCTGGGTCTATCACTATAACCTTGGAATATAATTCTTTTGGCTTGAATGCTTTAATATATATATTATCTTTATCCTCAGTTATTCTATAGTCATATA
The window above is part of the Vallitalea guaymasensis genome. Proteins encoded here:
- a CDS encoding peptide ABC transporter substrate-binding protein; amino-acid sequence: MKKLLALLLVLTMTFSLAACGNKDKDKTTPSDDDKTVTDNGDQDKDQDGDKDTSEDKKVLNLISTSNIPSLITWQATDTVSFQVLGNVISGLYVLGTDGTAKPEMAESYDVSEDGLTYTFHLRKGVQWADINGEPYGEVTANDFVFAWKKLLDPAEACQYANMLATASIKNGKEAFLLQNKIVNFEREEKNLKALKVDAYKDTENATAQEQFDEAKKELEAKLAEEKKFFEENYGSLDEAKAELAELAKNLAVTAEDDYTLKVELSNPVPYFIDLMCFASFFPASEKYYNETGKEKYGKSVDALLYNGAFIFKEWKTSERHYLEKNPIYWDVANVELDALDFRVIEGINNDTRVQMYLDGELDTTTLSGENVERYGNRPDAVELPETVIFYAEVNVNNGALTPTKKVLRDVRARKALNMAFDKTYITDVIFKNGSLPADFFVPKDFVSSKEHDGKDFRQVAEDLYGGGEGYNKYNPEKAKEIWTQVLDELKVDKVNIECIIFDGDESKQVGTHIKDEIEKNLPNTTVELLVLPFSEKLRRTTEGDFSMNWGGWGPDYPDPMTFMDMWITGGEYNRGKYSNPTYDEGIDACRSGELTAPSKTKDRFEKLVELEKILLEDEQVIIPIYQRSGLGLRNPKIKDLVLQKFGADYIYKWVKIAE
- a CDS encoding DUF3899 domain-containing protein — translated: MKKNVKKIIIYILIAIIASLLLAVFDKRLTTHSITLFHIFLEKLFLVNLLIFIITGIVFIDDQGTFNVFKYSTKHYRASVSKKYKYRLQQEYALKSKQEIKEFLKEKYLYAPKKHSSTTTFFYCSIIMLIIYILFIGL
- a CDS encoding CYTH domain-containing protein, whose translation is MEIEKKYLINLPLDKITKYPHINIEQGYICTNPVIRIRKTDESYYVTYKSSGLMIRQEFEDKISMEQYNTLKSKVDHNIISKKRYYIPLDKSLTVELDIFNDKLEGLIMAEVEFDSEESANSFIPPSWFVKEVTFDTRFHNSNLCKEENIRFLDTQL
- a CDS encoding metallophosphoesterase family protein codes for the protein MKILVISDTHGNLRNVIKVIKDTKDIDRIIHLGDYERDVEELEIISNVPIDFVPGNCDFNSYAPREKILDFYGLKIFITHGHYYDVKWEYDTILKAAKQKKVDLVLFGHTHVSLVENIDDITIINPGSISLPRDGKGCSFGILEIENNGKFHITIKKMEKKQKNY
- a CDS encoding XTP/dITP diphosphatase, with product MKEKIIFATKNRGKIKEINMIMEDTNYEVISMEDAGIDIDIVEDGSTFLENAIIKAKEVMKIADCIVMADDSGLEVDYLDKAPGIYSARFGGEDTSYRIKNKMIIDKLEGVEEKDRTARFVCAIAAVFPDGEVLTTRGTVEGIIIHEERGSNGFGYDPIFYVPEYSCTTAEMDNESKNKISHRGKALRSMKAKMESHRNGCK
- the rph gene encoding ribonuclease PH, whose translation is MSRIDGRQKDELREVKITKDFIKYPEGSVLIEMGETKVICNASVEDRVPPFKKDSGEGWVTAEYSMLPRATLDRNTRDISRLKKNNRSVEIQRLIGRALRSVVDYKALGERTITLDCDVIQADGGTRTASITGAFVALVLACKKLLNDGLIDKMPISSYVAAISVGIVDDEELLDLCYAEDSHAKVDMNVVITDKGEFIEVQGTGEESPFTREQLNKLLDLGEKGVEELIKLQKEVLED
- a CDS encoding GerMN domain-containing protein, which gives rise to MYSVINAFVVSLITMGLVINTVSMKSNIFYYEFEKQDEGILTSEEIDLKNNKNVEENIRYTLQYLFDNNEGHYSFIPEEVKITNILFINGSLEIEVSEDILNYGGTAREISMVDQILATVFSINDIEEFSLFIEGDREVLNEGTSIKEYTRDEWEERMNTIEQN